The DNA region GGCTGGCAGGTGAAACGAGCGCCCGCGAAGCCCGCAGGATCGACTACGAGTTCACGTCCGGCGGCGAGGACCGGACCCCGGTGAAGGGCACCCGGATGACCGGGGTCGTCGTGGCCGGTGTCGACTCGCGGGACGTACCGTTCGCGATCCGGGTCAACGCGGTGAAGGGTGCGCTGAGCCCCGCCGATCTCGACGCGTTCGTCGAGTCCATCACGGTCAAGTAACCCGCTGGGGAGCCTCTTCCATGGACGTACTGCCCGGTGGCACGGCCACCTTCCTGCTGTTGTTCGGCCTGTTCCTCGGCGCGTTCGCCGTCCGCTCCGCCCTCCGGCTGGGCCGGGTCCTGCGCCTGGTGCGGCACGGCGAGCACGTCGAGGGCCGCTGCTCGGACCGTCGCGTGGTCGACCGGGGCGCCGGGATGGAGCGGAGATACGCCACGGAGTACGTCTTCGCCTTCCGCACCCCGGACGGCCTGGACGTGGAGTTCACCGATCACGCTCCCGGCCCGTTCGGCTTCGAGGTCGGTGCGCCGATACGGATCTCCTACGACCCGGCGGACCCTGTACGGCGGGCCACCGTGGCCGGGCCGGGCGCGTGGGGGCCGGTGCTGATGCCGGCGGTGTTCGCCACGGTGCTCGGGCTGTTCTCGCTGGGGCTGCTGCTCGGCTTCGCGGCGATGCGGGGCTGGGGCTGAGGGCCGGGCGTGTCATCCGGCGGACGCCGTCGCCAGGGCCACGGCGAAGAGGACGACCGGTTCCTCCCGGTCCATCCGGCCGGTACCGACCCCTACCGTGCGCCCGCCGCCCGCGTCCCAGACGTGCAGGTCACCGAAGTAGCCGAGCTCGAAGAGCGCCGCGTGGAACGGGGGGACGGGCGCGCCCTCCGCCTCGCGTTCGGCGTACGCGTCCGTGGCCAGTACACGGTGCGGCCCCCAGCGCTCGTCCAGCGCGAGGACGACACCCCAGCGCTCGGTCTCGAACGCCTCGTGCGCGGCTTCCGCGCTCTCGCCGTCGTCATCGGCGCCGTAGAAGTCCTGACTGACCCGGAGCGCGACGATCGCG from Streptomyces sp. B1I3 includes:
- a CDS encoding DUF3592 domain-containing protein; translated protein: MDVLPGGTATFLLLFGLFLGAFAVRSALRLGRVLRLVRHGEHVEGRCSDRRVVDRGAGMERRYATEYVFAFRTPDGLDVEFTDHAPGPFGFEVGAPIRISYDPADPVRRATVAGPGAWGPVLMPAVFATVLGLFSLGLLLGFAAMRGWG